A genomic window from Cupriavidus basilensis includes:
- a CDS encoding IclR family transcriptional regulator, protein MTPVNPESSTLYVQSLATGVQVLRAFNTQRASMSLPEIASAVGISKSAAQRFAFTLEALGMLKKDPQSKRYSLSSANLESGYQYLQCHPLLERANPYLLDLNQRTGETVNLAEPADDCMVYIGRFSSLARLIAHVPIGQRIPMFCASTGRAYLSGLSDDAAREILERSDRVRYTPQTVTDVDALLALVQQAREDGFACCNDQFYRGDLALAVPIWDAAGNVVAGLNLSVSSSTFTVKRAISKFVPLMLETARLISTTPPNPAAQRPFRTELRVSKSEGGV, encoded by the coding sequence ATGACCCCCGTGAACCCGGAATCGTCCACCCTGTATGTGCAGTCGCTGGCCACTGGCGTGCAGGTGTTAAGAGCGTTCAATACGCAACGCGCATCGATGAGCCTGCCGGAGATCGCCTCTGCCGTCGGAATCTCCAAGAGCGCGGCGCAGCGCTTTGCCTTCACGCTGGAAGCGCTGGGGATGCTCAAGAAAGACCCGCAGTCGAAGCGATATTCCCTTTCCTCGGCCAACCTGGAATCGGGCTATCAGTATCTGCAGTGCCACCCGTTGCTCGAGCGCGCGAATCCCTATCTGCTGGATCTGAACCAGCGCACCGGGGAAACGGTGAACCTGGCCGAACCCGCGGATGACTGCATGGTGTACATCGGGCGATTTTCCAGCCTGGCGCGGCTGATCGCGCATGTGCCGATCGGGCAGCGCATTCCGATGTTCTGCGCCTCCACGGGGCGCGCGTATTTGTCCGGGCTGTCGGACGATGCAGCACGCGAGATCCTGGAGCGCAGCGATCGGGTTCGCTACACGCCGCAGACGGTGACGGATGTGGATGCGCTGCTGGCGCTCGTTCAGCAGGCACGCGAGGACGGATTCGCTTGCTGCAATGACCAGTTCTATCGCGGCGATCTGGCCCTGGCGGTGCCAATATGGGACGCGGCGGGCAACGTCGTTGCCGGGCTCAACCTGTCCGTGTCTTCCTCGACATTCACCGTCAAGCGTGCCATCAGCAAGTTCGTGCCGCTGATGCTGGAAACGGCACGCCTGATTTCCACGACGCCGCCCAACCCGGCGGCGCAGCGGCCGTTTCGCACGGAACTGCGGGTGTCGAAGAGCGAGGGCGGGGTTTGA
- a CDS encoding methyl-accepting chemotaxis protein: MNVNDMKISTRLTLGFGVLVLLIALMGGMSLVEVTSVENEFSVAMKDRYPKIAAATKIKEDMNLIARKSRNALIMSEPAEINGELDSAESLRKAVGEQWKELQAHIQTEKGKALLPKINESRAKFVALQTRFIDLARAGNLDAAKSLLLGELRPAQLDYFSHTDDLIKYLNTLMDESAQRASLAVDGLKAVIWATGTVALVVALLMGLWIIRAITVPLNKAVEISRAVASGDLSATFDAEGKSETAQLLRALKHMQASLIKVVSNVRRGAEAVATASAQIAQGNIELSSRTEEQASALEETASSMEQLSSTVKQNADNAKQANQLAVGASDVAVRGGNAVGLVVDTMKGINDSARQISDIIGVIDSIAFQTNILALNAAVEAARAGDQGRGFAVVAGEVRGLAQRSAGAAKEIKSLINASVERVQQGTTLVDQAGATMSEVVTSIRRVNDIMGEISAASAEQSAGVTQVGEAVSQMDQATQQNSALVEESAAAAESLRDDAQRLVQTVALFKLPNDMGSARPLSATATSQAVGSTSAATRSVAWPRAKTVEVTAPLSITADATPRTGVDDWQSF; the protein is encoded by the coding sequence ATGAATGTCAACGACATGAAAATTTCTACCCGCCTGACGCTCGGGTTTGGCGTCTTGGTCCTATTGATCGCGCTTATGGGGGGCATGTCGCTGGTTGAGGTCACCTCGGTGGAGAATGAGTTCTCCGTCGCCATGAAAGATCGCTACCCGAAGATCGCTGCGGCCACCAAGATCAAGGAAGACATGAACCTGATCGCGCGCAAGTCGCGCAATGCGCTAATCATGAGCGAGCCGGCCGAAATCAACGGCGAGCTCGATTCCGCGGAATCTCTCCGCAAGGCAGTCGGTGAGCAATGGAAGGAACTTCAGGCGCATATCCAGACAGAAAAGGGCAAGGCGCTCCTGCCCAAGATCAACGAGTCCCGTGCCAAGTTTGTGGCGCTCCAGACCCGTTTTATCGATCTGGCTAGAGCCGGCAATTTGGACGCGGCGAAGAGCCTGCTCTTGGGCGAACTCCGACCCGCGCAGTTGGACTATTTTTCGCATACCGACGATCTCATCAAGTACCTTAACACCTTGATGGATGAATCCGCCCAGCGGGCATCGCTGGCCGTCGACGGACTGAAGGCGGTCATTTGGGCGACGGGCACCGTCGCGCTGGTAGTCGCCTTGCTGATGGGTCTGTGGATCATCCGTGCCATCACGGTGCCCCTCAACAAGGCGGTCGAGATATCGCGCGCGGTCGCGTCTGGCGACCTCAGCGCCACCTTTGACGCGGAGGGCAAGAGCGAGACCGCGCAACTGCTCCGCGCTCTCAAACACATGCAAGCCAGTCTCATCAAGGTCGTGTCCAACGTACGCCGCGGCGCCGAAGCGGTGGCCACCGCAAGCGCGCAGATCGCGCAGGGCAATATTGAGCTGTCGAGCCGCACGGAAGAGCAGGCCAGCGCATTGGAAGAAACTGCCTCCTCGATGGAGCAACTCAGTTCCACTGTCAAGCAAAATGCCGACAACGCCAAGCAAGCCAACCAGTTGGCAGTTGGCGCCAGCGACGTGGCCGTGCGGGGTGGCAACGCAGTGGGGCTTGTGGTGGACACCATGAAAGGCATCAACGACAGCGCCCGGCAGATCTCCGACATCATTGGCGTGATCGACAGCATCGCCTTTCAGACCAATATCCTGGCGCTCAACGCTGCGGTGGAAGCCGCCCGCGCGGGCGACCAGGGCCGCGGCTTCGCCGTGGTGGCCGGCGAGGTCCGCGGCCTCGCACAGCGCAGCGCCGGGGCGGCCAAGGAGATTAAGTCGCTCATCAATGCCAGCGTCGAGCGCGTCCAGCAAGGCACCACCCTGGTGGACCAGGCCGGCGCAACGATGAGTGAGGTCGTCACGTCGATCCGGCGCGTCAACGACATCATGGGCGAGATCAGTGCGGCCAGCGCCGAGCAGAGTGCTGGCGTCACGCAGGTCGGCGAAGCCGTGAGTCAGATGGACCAGGCCACGCAGCAGAACTCCGCGCTGGTAGAAGAGAGTGCAGCGGCCGCCGAAAGCCTGCGCGACGACGCTCAGCGGTTGGTGCAGACAGTGGCGTTGTTCAAGCTCCCGAACGATATGGGCAGTGCGCGGCCGCTGTCGGCGACAGCAACCAGTCAGGCTGTAGGCAGCACCTCCGCGGCAACCCGGAGCGTGGCTTGGCCCAGGGCCAAGACCGTTGAGGTGACAGCACCGCTCTCCATTACGGCCGACGCCACGCCGCGCACCGGTGTCGACGACTGGCAGTCTTTCTGA